Proteins co-encoded in one Longimicrobium sp. genomic window:
- a CDS encoding DUF433 domain-containing protein, with protein sequence MHWREYIHSDPAVLTGKAVVRGTRLSVEFVLGLFAAGWTHAQVLESYPQLTPEALRAVFAYAAEANSTPSGSSV encoded by the coding sequence ATGCACTGGCGCGAATACATCCACTCCGACCCTGCCGTGTTGACGGGGAAGGCGGTCGTACGCGGGACCCGACTGTCCGTCGAGTTTGTGCTCGGGCTCTTCGCTGCTGGCTGGACGCACGCGCAGGTGCTGGAGAGCTATCCGCAGCTCACGCCCGAGGCGCTGCGGGCCGTGTTCGCCTACGCAGCCGAGGCAAATTCGACCCCAAGCGGGAGTTCGGTGTAG
- the mnmA gene encoding tRNA 2-thiouridine(34) synthase MnmA, producing MEKKTVLVAMSGGVDSSVAAALLVEQGHRVVGVTMKTFCYSEAEAEAAGPSRTCCGLDGILDAKRVADRLGIPHYVFDVEREFTRDVIDDFVGEYAAGRTPNPCVRCNGNTKFRDLLRRGQMLGCDAIATGHYARMGTDAHGRPVLLRGVDANKDQSYFLWALPPELLPKLMFPLGELTKPEVREIARELGLATAEKPESMEICFVPDGDYPRFLEKRLGREHAALAPGKLVTPAGEVVGEHEGYARYTVGQRRGLGGGRSLPLYVVGTRPERREVVVGTLEELHRADVTMGELNWLAALPAPGDRVTVQIRHRARAVPATVARLDGDSITLQFDQPQRAVSPGQSAVMFAGDLVLGGGRIAA from the coding sequence ATGGAGAAGAAGACCGTCCTCGTCGCCATGTCGGGCGGCGTGGACTCGTCGGTGGCGGCGGCGCTGCTGGTGGAGCAGGGGCACCGCGTCGTCGGCGTGACCATGAAGACCTTCTGCTACTCCGAGGCGGAGGCCGAGGCGGCCGGCCCGTCGCGGACGTGCTGCGGGCTGGACGGCATCCTGGACGCGAAGCGGGTGGCCGACCGCCTGGGGATCCCGCACTACGTGTTCGACGTGGAGCGCGAGTTCACGCGCGACGTGATCGACGACTTCGTGGGCGAGTACGCGGCGGGGCGCACGCCCAACCCGTGCGTGCGCTGCAACGGCAACACCAAGTTCCGCGACCTGCTGCGCCGCGGCCAGATGCTGGGGTGCGACGCCATCGCCACCGGCCACTACGCGCGCATGGGCACGGACGCCCACGGCCGCCCGGTGCTGCTGCGCGGGGTGGACGCCAACAAGGACCAGAGCTACTTCCTCTGGGCACTGCCGCCGGAGCTGCTGCCGAAGCTCATGTTCCCGCTGGGCGAGCTGACCAAGCCCGAGGTGCGCGAGATCGCCCGCGAGCTCGGCCTGGCGACGGCGGAGAAGCCGGAGAGCATGGAGATCTGCTTCGTGCCCGACGGCGACTACCCGCGCTTCCTGGAGAAGCGGCTGGGGAGGGAGCACGCGGCCCTGGCGCCGGGAAAGCTGGTGACGCCCGCCGGCGAGGTGGTGGGCGAGCACGAGGGGTACGCGCGCTACACGGTGGGCCAGCGGCGCGGCCTGGGCGGCGGACGCTCCCTGCCGCTGTACGTGGTCGGCACGCGGCCGGAGCGGCGCGAGGTGGTGGTCGGCACGCTGGAGGAGCTGCACCGCGCCGACGTGACCATGGGCGAGCTGAACTGGCTGGCGGCGCTCCCCGCGCCCGGCGACCGCGTGACGGTGCAGATCCGCCACCGCGCCCGCGCCGTCCCCGCCACCGTCGCGAGGCTGGACGGCGATTCTATCACGCTGCAGTTCGACCAGCCGCAGCGCGCGGTCTCGCCGGGACAGTCGGCGGTGATGTTCGCCGGCGACTTGGTGCTGGGCGGCGGCCGGATCGCGGCGTAG
- a CDS encoding antitoxin Xre-like helix-turn-helix domain-containing protein: protein MAPNPVARLLGESGVLPEIVSDEDWDAALRSGLPVAALDAVTAEFGFTPGEIERCVVPRKTAARRRSRGERLKPDESERLARLARVALRAKETLGTAAEAVEWLRRRNRALQSHSPLEMLATPEGARMVEVVLARSGSGLVS from the coding sequence ATGGCCCCGAATCCCGTTGCCAGACTGCTGGGCGAGAGCGGCGTGCTCCCGGAGATCGTTTCCGACGAGGACTGGGACGCGGCGCTCAGGTCGGGGCTGCCGGTCGCGGCGCTCGACGCGGTGACGGCGGAGTTCGGCTTCACGCCGGGCGAGATCGAGCGCTGCGTGGTCCCGCGCAAGACGGCCGCGCGCCGGCGCTCGCGCGGCGAGCGGCTGAAGCCGGACGAGTCGGAGCGCCTGGCGCGCCTGGCCCGAGTGGCCCTGCGCGCGAAGGAGACGCTCGGCACCGCCGCGGAAGCGGTCGAGTGGCTGCGGCGGCGCAACCGCGCGCTGCAGAGTCACTCGCCGCTGGAGATGCTCGCCACGCCGGAGGGCGCGCGGATGGTGGAGGTGGTGCTGGCGCGGAGCGGGAGCGGGCTCGTCTCGTGA
- the dnaJ gene encoding molecular chaperone DnaJ: MPTQTKDFYRILGVAENASADEIKKAYRKLAKQYHPDANRNNPSAAERFKEVSEAYSVLSDEGKRKQYDQMRRLGAFGGGLGGFRPGARRPGGAGAGAGAGGQTFTFDDLDLGDIGGLGDIFGSIFDFGKKSRGRASGPQRGENIDYAVEIPFKTAVRGGTITVTLPVTEDCPVCGGSGAKPGTPVIICPECNGKGTITFGQGNFGVTRPCPNCLGKGKVPQEPCENCRGTGQLRQQRTVNINVPAGVDEGSRLRLAGQGEKGAGGGPPGDLMLTFRVQPDRFFTREGLDLHCTIPVNMAQAVLGSRVKVRTVDGKGVVLKIPSGTQSGTRFRIKGQGVEKGGRRGDQYVRVQVEVPEQLSDEQKQQFEQFAAAAGLRH; encoded by the coding sequence ATGCCGACGCAGACCAAGGACTTCTACCGCATTCTGGGCGTCGCCGAGAACGCCAGCGCGGACGAGATCAAGAAGGCGTACCGCAAGCTCGCCAAGCAGTACCACCCCGACGCGAACCGGAACAACCCGTCGGCGGCGGAGCGCTTCAAGGAGGTCTCCGAGGCGTACTCGGTGCTCTCCGACGAGGGCAAGCGCAAGCAGTACGACCAGATGCGCAGGCTGGGCGCCTTCGGCGGCGGCCTGGGCGGCTTCCGCCCCGGCGCCCGGCGCCCCGGCGGCGCGGGTGCGGGCGCGGGCGCCGGGGGGCAGACGTTCACCTTCGACGACCTGGACCTCGGCGACATCGGCGGGCTGGGCGACATCTTCGGCTCCATCTTCGACTTCGGGAAGAAGTCGCGGGGCCGCGCCTCGGGCCCGCAGCGCGGTGAGAACATCGACTACGCGGTCGAGATCCCCTTCAAGACGGCGGTGCGCGGCGGCACCATCACCGTCACCCTGCCGGTCACCGAGGACTGCCCCGTGTGCGGCGGCTCGGGCGCCAAGCCGGGGACGCCCGTCATCATCTGCCCCGAGTGCAACGGCAAGGGGACCATCACCTTCGGGCAGGGCAACTTCGGGGTCACGCGCCCCTGCCCCAACTGCCTGGGCAAGGGCAAGGTCCCCCAGGAGCCGTGCGAGAACTGCCGGGGCACGGGCCAGCTCCGCCAGCAGCGCACCGTCAACATCAACGTCCCCGCGGGGGTCGACGAAGGCTCCAGGCTGCGGCTGGCGGGGCAGGGCGAGAAGGGCGCGGGCGGCGGCCCGCCGGGCGACCTGATGCTCACCTTCCGCGTGCAGCCCGACCGCTTCTTCACGCGCGAGGGGCTGGACCTGCACTGCACCATCCCCGTGAACATGGCGCAGGCGGTGCTGGGCTCCAGGGTGAAGGTGCGCACGGTGGACGGGAAGGGCGTGGTGCTGAAGATCCCGTCGGGGACGCAGAGCGGCACGCGCTTCCGCATCAAGGGCCAGGGCGTGGAGAAGGGCGGCCGCCGCGGCGACCAGTACGTGCGCGTGCAGGTGGAGGTCCCCGAGCAGCTCTCCGACGAGCAGAAGCAGCAGTTCGAGCAGTTCGCCGCCGCCGCCGGCCTGCGCCACTGA
- a CDS encoding nucleotide exchange factor GrpE → MTDDSKHRKHHRDHEHADAGRDEPQGSAGNGESSAGGGDGQPSAGADGQTGGNGLAGDGQARAGGAPAAEAAPPQAADPAAELAATKDRLLRLAAEFENYRKRVERERSENMVRAQAQLLERLLEPLEDLARIADYDPETTPAGALHEGAEMVEKKFLRAMEAAGLETIEAAGKPFDPTLHEGLTTVPTDKPEEDDTVAQEYQKGYRFKGVLLRPARVVVRKYQE, encoded by the coding sequence ATGACCGACGACAGCAAGCACCGGAAGCACCACCGCGACCACGAACACGCCGACGCCGGGCGCGACGAGCCGCAGGGCTCCGCCGGGAACGGCGAGTCTTCCGCCGGCGGCGGCGACGGCCAGCCCTCCGCTGGCGCCGACGGGCAGACGGGCGGCAACGGCCTGGCGGGCGACGGGCAGGCGCGCGCCGGCGGCGCCCCCGCCGCCGAGGCCGCGCCCCCGCAGGCCGCCGATCCCGCGGCCGAGCTCGCCGCCACCAAGGACCGGCTCCTGCGCCTGGCCGCCGAGTTCGAGAACTACCGCAAGCGCGTGGAGCGCGAGCGCTCGGAGAACATGGTGCGCGCGCAGGCGCAGCTCCTCGAGCGGCTGCTGGAGCCGCTGGAAGACCTGGCGCGCATCGCCGACTACGACCCGGAGACCACGCCGGCCGGCGCGCTGCACGAGGGCGCCGAGATGGTGGAGAAGAAGTTCCTGCGCGCCATGGAGGCCGCGGGGCTCGAGACCATCGAGGCCGCGGGGAAGCCTTTCGACCCCACGCTGCACGAGGGGCTCACCACCGTCCCCACCGACAAGCCGGAGGAGGACGACACGGTGGCCCAGGAGTACCAGAAGGGGTACCGCTTCAAGGGCGTGCTGCTGCGCCCCGCGCGCGTGGTGGTGCGCAAGTACCAGGAGTGA
- a CDS encoding ROK family protein, whose protein sequence is MAGRPWVGIDVGGTKLLLVAGDGERRVTDRAATGPEAAPDDIERAVRAFLSRLDGPPAALGIAIPGLVDEDGRVVACDMLPRLAGWRVADAFADLGCPVRAVNDAEAALIEEAHDLAPGATVALVMAGTAVGAAFRVHGLPLRGARGWAGELGYLPIAAGDGVRRLDELAGGAAIAARLGTDGAGLRLRAERGDPDALAAIREGGEALGLGLAAVANLLNPELIAVGGGALELPGYEAAALASAERHSLPESWSACAVRRVRAGEAVAALGAARAAAGPAS, encoded by the coding sequence GTGGCCGGACGCCCGTGGGTGGGGATCGACGTCGGCGGGACCAAGCTGCTGCTGGTCGCGGGCGATGGGGAGCGCCGGGTGACGGACCGCGCCGCGACGGGTCCGGAGGCGGCGCCGGACGACATCGAGCGGGCGGTGCGCGCTTTCCTCTCGCGGCTGGACGGACCGCCCGCGGCGCTGGGGATCGCGATTCCCGGTCTGGTGGACGAGGACGGGCGCGTCGTCGCCTGCGACATGCTCCCACGGCTGGCGGGCTGGCGCGTGGCGGACGCCTTCGCCGACCTGGGCTGCCCCGTCCGCGCGGTGAACGACGCCGAGGCCGCTCTGATCGAAGAGGCGCACGACCTCGCGCCCGGCGCGACTGTCGCGCTCGTGATGGCGGGGACGGCGGTCGGCGCGGCGTTCCGCGTCCACGGCCTCCCCCTGCGCGGCGCGCGCGGCTGGGCCGGCGAGCTGGGCTACCTGCCGATCGCGGCGGGAGACGGCGTGCGGCGCCTGGACGAGCTGGCCGGGGGCGCCGCCATCGCCGCGCGGCTGGGCACCGACGGCGCCGGCCTGCGCCTCCGGGCCGAGCGCGGCGACCCCGACGCGCTCGCGGCGATCCGGGAGGGCGGGGAAGCGCTGGGCCTGGGCCTCGCGGCGGTGGCGAACCTCCTGAACCCGGAGCTGATCGCCGTCGGCGGCGGCGCGCTGGAGCTGCCGGGCTACGAGGCCGCCGCCCTGGCGAGTGCCGAGCGCCACAGCCTCCCCGAGTCGTGGAGCGCCTGCGCCGTCCGTCGCGTCCGCGCGGGAGAGGCCGTGGCCGCCCTCGGCGCCGCCCGTGCCGCCGCGGGCCCGGCGTCCTGA